Proteins encoded in a region of the Lepeophtheirus salmonis chromosome 6, UVic_Lsal_1.4, whole genome shotgun sequence genome:
- the LOC121119304 gene encoding uncharacterized protein, translating into MSANLNDAAMGGNYEEVLMRLNLGEDPNQKMFPRYSTPLHDATTCGRVDIAKLLIERGADVNALDYKGMTPLRLARRYGQDDIEAFLESKGGKDLVQKPERKPSVGVDPPWIRKTSRREEVAFGN; encoded by the exons ATGTCTGCAAATTTAAACGATGCCGCTATGGGTGGCAATTATGAAGAGGTTTTGATGCGATTAAATTTAGGAGAGGATCCGAATCAAAAAATGTTCCCCAGATACTCTACTCCGTTACACGACGCTACCACATGTGGAAGAGTTGATATTGCAAAGCTCCTTATCGAAag GGGGGCGGATGTGAACGCATTGGACTATAAAGGCATGACTCCTCTCAGACTGGCTCGTCGCTACGGTCAAGATGATATCGAAGCCTTTTTGGAGTCCAAGGGAGGCAAGGATCTTGTACAAAAGCCTGAGAGAAAACCTTCCGTTGGTGTTGATCCCCCATGGATCCGTAAGACCTCACGACGAGAAGAAGTCGCTTTTggaaactaa
- the LOC121119303 gene encoding uncharacterized protein — MNIKPIIILVITTQLYAQTEAQRNFGQGDLINLLRQGGGSSGNVEGLTNNVFLDDNNLPGEINKDGQRCVPKVIQVEETVYERGMECHHSFKKKCHLTYITDYASAAEKKCETNFKKNCHITFKPVPHTEQVKKCHTPYVKECGDGIEGPEVCSTQYENHCETKYKTYELEQDEPECKMVEELRCQNVTVELFHIDQGETDKPFAVKEKCEKWPVQKCELVKKNIKKVHPDVECKKVPRQVCAPSNCNTKPGEEICHEESITQIQNVPEEECDLEPEENCRMESSLVPRLVPKQNCVKVPKEVCVNTKKNPKKVTKPIVKQWCYNANDLTKKVEDL, encoded by the exons ATGAACATTaaaccaataattattttg GTTATCACTACTCAGCTCTATGCTCAAACTGAGGCCCAAAGAAATTTCGGTCAGGGTGATCTTATCAACCTTTTACGACAAGGGGGTGGCTCATCTGGAAATGTAGAGGGCCTCACTAATAATGTCTTTTTGGATGACAATAATCTTCCTGGAGAAATTAACAAGGATGGTCAAAGATGTGTTCCCAAAGTGATTCAAGTTGAGGAGACCGTCTATGAGCGAGGAATGGAATGCCATCATAGCTTCAAGAAAAAGTGTCATTTGACATATATCACGGATTATGCCTCAGCTGCTGAAAAGAAGTGTGAAACCAACTTCAAAAAGAACTGCCACATTACCTTCAAGCCTGTT CCCCACACTGAACAAGTAAAGAAATGTCACACTCCATACGTCAAAGAATGTGGAGACGGAATTGAAGGACCTGAAGTCTGCTCCACTCAGTACGAAAACCACTGTGAAACCAAGTACAAGACCTATGAGCTCGAACAAGACGAACCTGAATGTAAAATGGTAGAGGAACTCAGATGCCAAAACGTGACTGTGGAGCTTTTCCACATTGATCAAGGAGAGACTGATAAACCCTTTGCCGTCAAAGAGAAATGCGAAAAGTGGCCTGTTCAAAAATGTGAACTGGtcaagaaaaacatcaaaaaggtTCACCCTGATGTCGAATGCAAAAAAGTCCCCAGACAAGTCTGTGCTCCCAGCAACTGCAATACTAAACCAGGAGAGGAAATCTGTCATGAAGAATCCATAACTCAAATCCAAAACGTCCCAGAAGAAGAGTGTGATCTTGAGCCGGAAGAGAACTGCCGCATGGAATCCTCCCTTGTCCCAAg ATTGGTGCCTAAACAGAATTGTGTCAAGGTTCCAAAAGAAGTATGTGTCAACACAAAGAAAAACCCCAAAAAGGTCACCAAACCCATTGTCAAGCAATGGTGTTATAATGCAAATGATTTGACAAAGAAAGTTGAAGATCTATAA
- the LOC121119305 gene encoding uncharacterized protein, protein MNIKPIIILVITTQLYAQTEAQRNFGQGDLINLLRQGGGSSGNVEGLTNNVFLDDNNLPGEINKDGQRCVPKVIQVEETVYERGMECHHSFKKKCHLTYITDYASAAEKKCETNFKKNCHITFKPVPHTEQVKKCHTPYVKECGDGIEGPEVCSTQYENHCETKYKTYELEQDEPECKMVEELRCQNVTVELFHIDQGETDKPFAVKEKCEKWPVQKCDWSRKTSKRFTLMSNAKKSPDKSVLPATAILNQERKSVMKNP, encoded by the exons ATGAACATTaaaccaataattattttg gTTATCACTACTCAGCTCTATGCTCAAACTGAGGCCCAAAGAAATTTCGGTCAAGGGGATCTTATCAACCTTTTACGACAAGGGGGTGGCTCATCTGGAAATGTAGAGGGCCTCACTAATAATGTCTTTTTGGATGACAATAATCTTCCTGGAGAAATTAACAAGGATGGTCAAAGATGTGTTCCCAAAGTGATTCAAGTTGAGGAGACCGTCTATGAGCGAGGAATGGAATGCCATCATAGCTTCAAGAAAAAGTGTCATTTGACATATATCACGGATTATGCCTCAGCTGCTGAAAAGAAGTGTGAAACCAACTTCAAAAAGAACTGCCACATTACCTTCAAGCCTGTT CCCCACACTGAACAAGTAAAGAAATGTCACACTCCATACGTCAAAGAATGTGGAGACGGAATTGAAGGACCTGAAGTCTGCTCCACTCAATACGAAAACCATTGTGAAACCAAGTACAAGACCTATGAGCTCGAACAAGACGAACCTGAATGTAAAATGGTGGAGGAACTCAGATGCCAAAACGTGACTGTGGAGCTTTTCCACATTGATCAAGGAGAGACTGATAAACCCTTTGCCGTCAAAGAGAAATGCGAAAAGTGGCCTGTTCAAAAGTGTGACTGGtcaagaaaaacatcaaaaaggtTCACCCTGATGTCGAATGCAAAAAAGTCCCCAGACAAGTCTGTGCTCCCAGCAACTGCAATACTAAACCAGGAGAGGAAATCTGTCATGAAGAATCCATAA
- the LOC121119307 gene encoding uncharacterized protein, whose protein sequence is MNIKPIIILVITTQLYAQTEAQRNFGQGDLISLLRQGGGSSGNVEDLTRNVFVDGNNLPGEINKDGKRCVPKVIQVEETVYERGMECHHSYKKKCHLTYITDYASAAEKKCETNFKKNCHITFKPVPHTEQVKKCHTPYVKECGDGIEGPEVCSTQYENHCETKYKTYELEQDEPECKMVEELRCQNVTVELFHIDQGETDKPFAVKEKCEKWPVQKCELVKKNIKKVHPDVECKKVPRQVCAPSNCNTKPGKEICHEESITQIQNVPEEECDLEPEENCRMESSLVPRLVPKQNCVKVPKEVCVNTKKNPKKVTKPIVKQWCYDPNDLTKKVEDL, encoded by the exons ATGAACATTaaaccaataattattttg GTTATCACTACTCAGCTCTATGCACAAACGGAGGCCCAAAGAAATTTCGGTCAAGGGGATCTTATCAGCCTTTTACGGCAAGGTGGTGGTTCATCTGGAAATGTAGAGGACCTCACAAGAAATGTCTTTGTGGATGGCAATAATCTTCCTGGAGAAATTAACAAAGACGGCAAAAGATGTGTTCCCAAAGTGATTCAAGTTGAGGAGACCGTCTATGAGCGAGGAATGGAATGCCATCATAGCTACAAGAAAAAGTGTCATTTGACATATATCACGGATTATGCCTCAGCTGCTGAAAAGAAGTGTGAAACCAACTTCAAAAAGAACTGCCACATTACCTTCAAGCCTGTT CCCCACACTGAACAAGTAAAGAAATGTCACACTCCATACGTCAAAGAATGTGGAGACGGAATTGAAGGACCTGAAGTCTGCTCCACTCAATACGAAAACCACTGTGAAACCAAGTACAAGACCTATGAGCTCGAACAAGACGAACCTGAATGTAAAATGGTAGAGGAACTCAGATGCCAAAACGTGACTGTGGAGCTTTTCCACATTGATCAAGGAGAGACTGATAAACCCTTTGCCGTCAAAGAGAAATGCGAAAAGTGGCCTGTTCAAAAATGTGAACTGGtcaagaaaaacatcaaaaaggtTCACCCTGATGTCGAATGCAAAAAAGTCCCCAGACAAGTCTGTGCTCCCAGCAACTGCAATACTAAACCAGGAAAGGAAATCTGTCATGAAGAATCCATAACTCAAATCCAAAACGTCCCAGAAGAAGAGTGTGATCTTGAGCCGGAAGAGAACTGCCGCATGGAATCATCCCTTGTCCCAAG atTGGTGCCCAAACAGAATTGTGTCAAGGTTCCAAAAGAAGTGTGTGTCAACACAAAGAAAAACCCCAAGAAGGTCACCAAACCCATTGTCAAGCAATGGTGCTATGATCCAAATGATTTGACAAAGAAAGTTGAAGATCTATAA
- the LOC121119306 gene encoding uncharacterized protein — protein MKIKTIIILVITTQLYAQTEAQRSFDKGDLISLLRQGGGSSGNVEDLTRNVFVDGNNLPGEINKDGKRCVPKVIQVEETVYERGMECHHSFKKKCHLTYITDYASAAEKKCETNFKKNCHITFKPVPHTEKVKKCHTPYVKECGDGIEGPEVCSTQYENHCETKYKTYELEQDEPECKMVEELRCQNVTVELFHIDQGETDKPFAVKEKCEKWPVQKCELVKKNIKKVHPDVECKKVPRQVCAPSNCNTKPGEEICHEESITQIQNVPEEECDLEPEENCRMESSLVPRLVPKQNCVKVPKEVCVNTKKNPKKVTKPIVKQWCYNPNDLTKKVEDL, from the exons atgaaaattaaaacaataattattttg GTTATCACTACTCAGCTCTATGCTCAAACCGAAGCCCAAAGAAGTTTTGATAAAGGTGATCTTATCAGTCTTTTACGACAAGGTGGTGGCTCATCTGGAAATGTAGAGGACCTCACAAGAAATGTCTTTGTGGATGGCAATAATCTTCCTGGAGAAATTAACAAAGACGGCAAAAGATGTGTTCCCAAAGTGATTCAAGTTGAGGAGACCGTCTATGAGCGAGGAATGGAATGCCATCATAGCTTTAAGAAAAAGTGTCATTTGACATATATCACGGATTATGCCTCAGCTGCTGAAAAGAAGTGTGAAACCAACTTCAAAAAGAACTGCCACATTACCTTCAAGCCTGTT CCCCACActgaaaaagtaaagaaatgtCACACTCCATACGTCAAAGAATGTGGAGACGGAATTGAAGGACCTGAAGTCTGCTCCACTCAATACGAAAACCATTGTGAAACCAAGTACAAGACCTATGAGCTCGAACAAGACGAACCTGAATGTAAAATGGTGGAGGAACTCAGATGCCAAAACGTGACTGTGGAGCTTTTCCACATTGATCAAGGAGAGACTGATAAACCCTTTGCCGTCAAAGAGAAATGCGAAAAGTGGCCTGTTCAAAAGTGTGAACTGGtcaagaaaaacatcaaaaaggtTCACCCTGATGTCGAATGCAAAAAAGTCCCCAGACAAGTCTGTGCTCCCAGCAACTGCAATACTAAACCAGGAGAGGAAATCTGTCATGAAGAATCCATAACTCAAATCCAAAACGTCCCAGAAGAAGAGTGTGATCTTGAGCCGGAAGAGAACTGCCGCATGGAATCCTCCCTTGTCCCAAG ATTGGTGCCCAAACAGAATTGTGTCAAGGTTCCAAAAGAAGTATGTGTCAACACAAAGAAAAACCCCAAAAAGGTCACCAAACCCATTGTCAAGCAATGGTGCTATAATCCAAATGATTTGACTAAGAAAGTTGAAGATCTATAA